One window from the genome of Molothrus ater isolate BHLD 08-10-18 breed brown headed cowbird chromosome 5, BPBGC_Mater_1.1, whole genome shotgun sequence encodes:
- the LOC118697645 gene encoding histone H2A-IV encodes MSGRGKQGGKARAKAKSRSSRAGLQFPVGRVHRLLRKGNYAERVGAGAPVYLAAVLEYLTAEILELAGNAARDNKKTRIIPRHLQLAIRNDEELNKLLGKVTIAQGGVLPNIQAVLLPKKTDSHKAKAK; translated from the coding sequence ATGTCCGGGCGCGGGAAGCAGGGCGGCAAGGCGCGGGCCAAGGCCAAGTCGCGCTCGTCGCGGGCCGGGCTGCAGTTCCCCGTGGGCCGCGTGCACCGGCTGCTGCGCAAGGGCAACTACGCGGAGCGCGTGGGCGCCGGCGCGCCGGTGTACCTGGCGGCCGTGCTGGAGTACCTGACGGCCGAGATCCTGGAGCTGGCGGGCAACGCGGCCCGCGACAACAAGAAGACGCGCATCATCCCCCGCCACCTGCAGCTCGCCATCCGCAACGACGAGGAGCTCAACAAGCTGCTGGGCAAGGTGACGATCGCGCAGGGCGGCGTGCTGCCCAACATCCAGGCCGTGCTGCTGCCCAAGAAGACTGACAGCCACAAGGCGAAAGCCAAGTAA
- the LOC118697653 gene encoding histone H2B 8, with translation MPEPAKSAPAPKKGSKKAVTKTQKKGDKKRRKTRKESYSIYVYKVLKQVHPDTGISSKAMGIMNSFVNDIFERIAGEASRLAHYNKRSTITSREIQTAVRLLLPGELAKHAVSEGTKAVTKYTSSK, from the coding sequence ATGCCGGAACCAGCTAAATCCGCTCCCGCTCCCAAGAAAGGCTCTAAGAAAGCTGTCACCAAGACTCAAAAGAAAGGTGACAAGAAGCGTAGAAAGACTAGGAAAGAGAGCTACTCCATCTATGTCTACAAGGTGCTGAAGCAGGTGCACCCCGACACGGGCATCTCGTCCAAGGCCATGGGCATCATGAACTCCTTCGTCAACGACATCTTCGAGCGCATCGCGGGCGAGGCCTCGCGTCTGGCGCACTACAACAAGCGCTCCACCATCACCTCGCGGGAGATCCAGACGGCCGTGCGCCTGCTGCTGCCCGGCGAGCTGGCCAAGCACGCCGTGTCCGAGGGCACCAAGGCTGTCACCAAGTACACCAGCTCCAAGTAG